The genomic region AAGGTTCAACTTATTAAATTCAAATCAGTAATCTTGGATTTTCTTAAGTAAGTTTAAGTCATCAAAAGCTAAAAAACTATTGGAAAAGCCTTGTTATTGATTGTACATTCCTTTGATAAGGAGAGCTAATGGCTAGTGTTTTTCAAAATTTCAAACTTTTTTATGATGTCGGTGATTTCACTGAATTACGTGATTTATGGCAACGCCCCAAGCATTTATCTAGCTATAACCGACTCTATGCGATACGAAGTGGTGAAGCTACTTTTACGATTGATGATCAAATCATCGATTTAAAACCAAATTGTACCTACCTTTTCCCTAGTGGTCGTATGACATCCTATCGTTTTACACAAGATGCGTCGCTTGATTGGGTACATTTTGACGCCCGTCTCTACGGTAACCTCAATCTATTTGATTACTTAAACTGCCCATTGAACTTGCCCACTCCCATGGATAGTCTCAGTCGCCATTTATTTAAACGCTTGTTTGATTTACAAAAGAATAATTTTTCCGAAGCTCCCTACGAAACACCCGCTATTCTACAGATCCTCCTAGCCCCATTTTTAGCTCGTGGTGAGATGAGTCATGAAGCCGATGCTTTAGCCCGTTTAAGTCCCGTCTTTGAATATATAGAAAAGAACCTCACTATTGCTCCACGCACCGCTGAGCTCGCCGCTCTACTAAAGCTAGAGCAAAATTACTTTATTGATTTATTCTCTAAAACTGTGGGTATTCCACCCGCAAAATTCATCAATAAGAGACGCATGGAAATTGCTAGTACATTCATTATGACGGGGCTACCACTTACTGAAGTCGCTCAAAAGCTCGGTTATTATGATTCGCCCCACTTCTGTCGCGTCTTCAAAAAGAGCCAGGGACTCAATCCCAGCCAATACAAAACTCAATTCGATCAAGAGCTCAAAGGTTTAAGTTCTTCCTGA from Lentisphaera profundi harbors:
- a CDS encoding AraC family transcriptional regulator → MASVFQNFKLFYDVGDFTELRDLWQRPKHLSSYNRLYAIRSGEATFTIDDQIIDLKPNCTYLFPSGRMTSYRFTQDASLDWVHFDARLYGNLNLFDYLNCPLNLPTPMDSLSRHLFKRLFDLQKNNFSEAPYETPAILQILLAPFLARGEMSHEADALARLSPVFEYIEKNLTIAPRTAELAALLKLEQNYFIDLFSKTVGIPPAKFINKRRMEIASTFIMTGLPLTEVAQKLGYYDSPHFCRVFKKSQGLNPSQYKTQFDQELKGLSSS